The Bradyrhizobium ottawaense genome window below encodes:
- the tenA gene encoding thiaminase II, whose product MSFFERLKTEASVEWRAYTEHPFTNGLADGSLSEAAFRHYLVQDYLFLIEFARAYALAVYKSPRLADMREAAAGLSAILDVEMNLHVKLCADWGLSPADLEQAPPAAEMLAYTRYVLDAGMRGDLLALKVALAPCVIGYAEIATRLASRPHADAATNAYRVWIAEYAGVPYQEVAAKARAHLDHLADLYATPAREAELTAIFKEATRLEADFWEMAWREGQRVAELR is encoded by the coding sequence GTGAGTTTCTTCGAGCGTCTCAAGACAGAAGCATCCGTTGAGTGGCGGGCCTACACCGAACATCCCTTTACGAACGGATTGGCGGACGGCTCGCTCTCTGAAGCTGCGTTTCGTCACTACCTCGTTCAGGATTACCTGTTCCTCATCGAGTTTGCTCGCGCCTACGCGCTCGCGGTCTACAAGTCGCCCAGGCTTGCCGACATGCGTGAAGCAGCGGCCGGCCTGTCGGCCATCCTCGATGTCGAGATGAACCTGCATGTGAAGCTCTGTGCCGATTGGGGCCTATCCCCGGCCGATCTTGAACAGGCCCCTCCGGCGGCCGAGATGCTGGCCTATACACGCTACGTGCTCGACGCTGGAATGCGCGGCGATCTGCTGGCACTCAAGGTGGCGCTTGCCCCCTGCGTGATCGGGTACGCCGAGATCGCAACGCGGCTCGCCTCGCGACCCCATGCGGACGCTGCGACGAACGCCTATCGCGTCTGGATCGCGGAGTACGCCGGCGTGCCGTACCAGGAGGTCGCTGCCAAAGCCCGTGCGCACCTCGACCATCTCGCCGATCTCTACGCCACGCCGGCCCGCGAGGCCGAGCTGACTGCGATCTTCAAGGAAGCCACCCGGCTCGAGGCAGACTTCTGGGAGATGGCCTGGCGCGAGGGCCAGCGTGTTGCCGAGTTACGGTGA
- a CDS encoding helix-turn-helix transcriptional regulator, which yields MPLAADRLLAAVEAIYDTAASPSLWPSALGKIAGCFDDAGAILQWRRDDGAFGAIASESLAPALTDYGTRWAQHDFKAERCISAGLYVSGEPFTDRHIGPIDDAYLNHPFSREFLARHGLGWFGSIGVSPDPRIIVALSVQRAFARPQFSDAELDLIATLGRHAEKSLRLSIRLLDTELANLGLGDALARIGIGVFALDSSARVLFANPVGESLLGEVFDLVNDRLRVRMVASRAPFEAAMTQTLRAEARDLLAEPRPILVEASATGRRFVIYLLPITAGALSDGHFLTRTRAIVLAIEQKSAEPPDPAIVRDILGLTLGEARIASLVGSGVPPKQAAGRLGIAEDTARNVLKRVFQKLGISRQSELAALLGRLVLRGP from the coding sequence ATGCCCCTTGCTGCCGACCGTCTCCTCGCTGCCGTCGAAGCGATCTACGATACAGCAGCGAGCCCATCACTCTGGCCATCCGCTCTTGGCAAGATCGCAGGCTGCTTCGATGACGCCGGCGCGATCCTGCAATGGCGAAGGGACGACGGGGCCTTCGGAGCCATCGCCTCCGAAAGCCTCGCGCCGGCGCTCACCGACTATGGGACGCGTTGGGCGCAGCACGATTTCAAGGCCGAACGTTGCATCTCGGCCGGCCTTTACGTCAGCGGCGAGCCCTTCACCGATCGACACATCGGCCCGATCGACGACGCCTACCTCAACCATCCGTTCAGCAGGGAATTCCTTGCAAGGCACGGTTTGGGCTGGTTCGGATCGATCGGGGTGTCACCCGACCCCCGGATCATCGTGGCTCTCAGCGTGCAGCGAGCCTTCGCCAGGCCGCAGTTCTCCGACGCCGAGCTGGACCTGATAGCGACGCTCGGGCGCCATGCCGAGAAATCGTTGCGGCTGTCGATCAGGCTGCTTGATACCGAACTGGCCAATCTGGGCCTCGGCGACGCCCTCGCGCGGATCGGCATCGGCGTGTTCGCGCTGGACTCGTCGGCGCGTGTGCTGTTCGCCAATCCGGTGGGGGAGAGCCTTCTCGGCGAGGTGTTCGACCTCGTGAACGATCGTCTGCGTGTTCGTATGGTGGCGAGCCGGGCGCCGTTCGAGGCCGCCATGACGCAAACGCTTCGCGCCGAGGCGCGCGATCTGCTGGCCGAGCCGAGACCCATTCTCGTCGAGGCGAGTGCAACAGGCCGGCGTTTCGTCATCTACCTGCTCCCGATCACCGCCGGCGCACTTTCAGACGGCCATTTTCTGACCCGCACGCGAGCGATCGTGCTCGCGATCGAGCAGAAATCTGCCGAGCCTCCGGATCCCGCCATCGTGCGGGACATCCTGGGCTTGACGCTCGGGGAGGCCAGGATCGCCTCGCTGGTGGGCTCGGGCGTTCCGCCGAAACAAGCTGCGGGCCGGCTCGGGATTGCCGAAGACACGGCGCGCAATGTGCTGAAGCGCGTATTTCAGAAGCTCGGCATATCCAGGCAAAGCGAGCTCGCGGCGCTGCTCGGCCGGCTCGTGTTGCGAGGGCCTTGA
- a CDS encoding HpcH/HpaI aldolase/citrate lyase family protein, with product MAQRPTRAYLAVPAHRSRLVAKAAASAADAVFMDLEDAVPPSEKSLALEEAVRSLSSLDWGNKRVTVRVNAADSRFIAQEIRALAMLPRLDAVIVPKAERAGDIVAIADQLRAAAPDRASPVALELLIETALGLVNVDTLAACHDSVAALHLGVGDFAASIGARSSDIGVSPDGYRHVGSAQSGYASAPLDLLAYPMMRLLVAARAFGLHAIDGPCGAFRDARLTESAAQKAAAMGFDGKQVIHPDQIEPTLRAFMPSDQELAQARRIVEAMEQAEAQGQGAVTLDGKMIDYANVRMARRIIALGS from the coding sequence ATGGCACAACGGCCAACGCGGGCTTACCTCGCCGTCCCCGCGCATCGCTCCCGTCTCGTCGCCAAGGCAGCGGCCTCGGCTGCGGACGCGGTCTTCATGGATCTCGAAGACGCGGTGCCGCCATCGGAGAAAAGCCTCGCACTGGAGGAAGCCGTTCGCTCCCTCTCCTCGCTCGACTGGGGCAACAAGCGCGTCACGGTGCGGGTCAACGCCGCCGACAGCCGCTTCATCGCGCAGGAGATCCGCGCGCTGGCGATGCTTCCCCGGCTGGATGCGGTGATCGTGCCGAAGGCGGAGCGCGCCGGCGACATCGTTGCGATCGCCGATCAGCTGCGCGCCGCCGCGCCGGATCGCGCTTCGCCGGTCGCGCTGGAATTGCTGATCGAGACTGCGCTCGGTCTCGTCAATGTCGACACGCTCGCCGCATGTCACGACAGCGTCGCCGCGCTGCATCTCGGCGTCGGCGATTTCGCGGCGTCGATCGGCGCCCGCTCCTCCGACATCGGCGTGTCGCCGGATGGCTACCGCCATGTCGGATCGGCGCAAAGCGGCTATGCCTCTGCCCCGCTCGACCTGCTTGCCTACCCGATGATGCGCCTTCTGGTCGCCGCCCGCGCGTTCGGCCTTCACGCCATCGACGGCCCCTGCGGCGCGTTCCGCGATGCCAGGCTCACCGAAAGCGCTGCGCAAAAGGCCGCGGCGATGGGTTTTGACGGCAAGCAGGTCATCCATCCCGACCAGATCGAACCGACGCTGCGCGCGTTCATGCCGTCGGACCAGGAGCTGGCCCAGGCGCGGCGGATCGTCGAAGCCATGGAGCAGGCGGAGGCGCAAGGCCAGGGCGCGGTGACTCTCGACGGCAAGATGATTGACTACGCCAATGTGCGGATGGCGCGCCGGATCATCGCCCTGGGGTCGTAG
- a CDS encoding nuclear transport factor 2 family protein, with the protein MAQREDMLALIRTAYAARGDGDVEGLVAAFHPDGHFTLMGDKGALELTGRMEGHPTLRGAFTQFTATFGFESREILAELVDGDRVAVHSRVLVRYNPSGKTFSTEILDLFRFQDGKIAELIEFADTAQIKAMIA; encoded by the coding sequence ATGGCACAGCGCGAAGACATGCTCGCATTGATCAGGACCGCCTACGCCGCGCGCGGCGACGGCGACGTCGAAGGCCTGGTGGCGGCTTTTCATCCCGACGGCCACTTCACCTTGATGGGCGACAAGGGTGCGCTCGAACTGACGGGACGCATGGAGGGGCACCCGACCCTGCGCGGGGCTTTCACTCAGTTCACTGCCACCTTCGGCTTCGAAAGCCGCGAGATCCTGGCTGAGCTGGTCGACGGGGATCGCGTTGCAGTCCATTCCCGGGTTCTCGTTCGATACAATCCGAGCGGAAAGACTTTCAGCACCGAGATCCTGGACCTGTTCAGATTTCAGGATGGCAAAATCGCCGAGCTGATCGAGTTTGCGGACACGGCGCAGATCAAGGCGATGATTGCGTGA
- a CDS encoding AEC family transporter: protein MATLLIVAPVFALIAAGYAAVLFRFVSEAAHKGISEFAFSIAIPALLFRTIVVSEFPDVSPYRMWGAYYGALAVIWIAALAISALLRAPREDREDGVVFAIGSVYGNIVMLGIPLTLSALGNEAAGPMALILSVNTPLLWLCGILQMELVNRKRTGSALSVIWPVLTDLARNPLMLAIGFGVVWRFTGLGLTPVVDRTIELLAQAGSPTALIALGINLFRFEVKGEKLSILVMCALKLAAMPAAAFVLAKLLDLPPLAAGVVVLFAAMPTGANAYIFAVQYQRLVNPVSGAVALGTLLAAATLPVVVWVVAR, encoded by the coding sequence ATGGCCACGCTATTGATCGTCGCGCCGGTGTTTGCGCTGATCGCGGCCGGCTATGCCGCGGTGCTGTTTCGCTTCGTCTCCGAGGCCGCGCACAAGGGCATCAGCGAATTCGCCTTCAGCATCGCGATCCCAGCGCTGCTGTTCCGCACCATCGTCGTGTCGGAATTCCCCGATGTCAGCCCCTACAGGATGTGGGGCGCCTATTACGGCGCGCTGGCCGTCATCTGGATCGCGGCGCTCGCGATCTCCGCGCTGCTCCGCGCGCCGCGGGAAGATCGCGAGGACGGCGTCGTGTTCGCGATCGGCTCGGTCTACGGCAACATCGTGATGCTCGGCATTCCCCTGACGCTCTCGGCGCTGGGTAATGAGGCCGCCGGACCGATGGCCCTGATCCTGTCGGTGAACACGCCGCTGCTCTGGCTCTGCGGCATCCTGCAGATGGAGCTGGTCAACCGCAAGCGGACCGGCTCGGCCCTGTCGGTGATCTGGCCGGTGCTCACGGACCTCGCCCGCAACCCGCTGATGCTGGCGATCGGCTTTGGCGTGGTCTGGCGTTTTACCGGCCTCGGCCTCACCCCGGTCGTCGACCGCACCATCGAGCTGCTCGCGCAGGCGGGCTCGCCGACGGCGCTGATCGCCCTCGGCATCAACCTGTTCCGCTTCGAGGTGAAGGGCGAGAAGCTGAGCATCTTGGTGATGTGCGCGCTCAAGCTGGCGGCGATGCCGGCGGCCGCGTTCGTGCTGGCAAAGCTGCTCGACCTGCCGCCGCTGGCCGCCGGTGTCGTCGTGCTGTTCGCGGCAATGCCGACCGGCGCGAATGCGTACATCTTCGCGGTGCAGTATCAGCGGCTGGTGAACCCGGTGTCGGGGGCGGTGGCGCTGGGCACGCTGCTGGCGGCGGCGACGCTGCCGGTGGTGGTTTGGGTGGTGGCGCGCTGA
- a CDS encoding phasin, producing MTGATDPFSASIIPFEVPEQMRAFAEKGVSQARENYAKFKDVAESHNGTVEAVFTSASKGASEYTAKLVEFMKANTSAQLDFAQQLFGLKSPAEALELWTGHTRTQLETLQSQAKELVELTQRVAAETAEPIKASASKFYKPAA from the coding sequence ATGACAGGTGCGACTGATCCGTTTTCTGCCTCGATCATTCCGTTCGAGGTCCCCGAGCAGATGCGTGCGTTCGCCGAAAAGGGCGTGTCGCAGGCCCGCGAAAACTACGCCAAGTTCAAGGACGTGGCCGAGAGCCACAACGGCACCGTCGAGGCCGTGTTCACCTCGGCCAGCAAGGGCGCGAGCGAATACACCGCCAAGCTGGTGGAGTTCATGAAGGCCAACACCAGCGCCCAGCTGGACTTCGCCCAGCAGCTGTTCGGCCTGAAGTCGCCGGCGGAAGCGCTGGAGCTGTGGACCGGCCACACCCGCACCCAGCTCGAGACCCTCCAGTCCCAGGCCAAGGAGCTGGTCGAGCTCACCCAGCGCGTCGCCGCCGAGACCGCCGAGCCGATCAAGGCCAGCGCCTCGAAGTTCTACAAGCCCGCCGCCTGA
- a CDS encoding CaiB/BaiF CoA transferase family protein produces the protein MEGNEADLPLSGVTVVSLEQAIAAPLASRHLADWGARVIKIERPGTGDFCRDYDHVMNGMSSQFVWTNRSKESLAIDIKSEDGRKVLDALLPQADVFIQNLAPGAAERLGLDAASLLRRHPRIIACDVSGYGTGGPYSDKKAYDLLVQCEAGVLAINGTEAEPAKVGLSVVDIATGMYILNGVLMALYRRERTGKGTAFQASLFDSITDWMSYPAFYTQSTGRPLPRTGARHATIAPYGPFRVGDGNTIFFGIQNDREWRSLCRIVLGDAGFADDLRFRTNPLRMQNRDDLQAHIEQRFAAMTSEEVLRLLDEAAIANAHLNSVEAFLEHEQLRARSRVQSVGSPCGPVMSFLPALTIPGVEPRMDPVPDLGQHNQAILRELGLAKDI, from the coding sequence ATGGAAGGGAATGAAGCGGATCTGCCGCTGTCGGGCGTCACGGTGGTCTCGCTCGAGCAGGCGATCGCAGCGCCGCTGGCCAGCCGGCACCTCGCCGACTGGGGCGCGCGGGTGATCAAGATCGAGCGGCCGGGCACTGGGGATTTCTGCCGGGACTACGACCACGTGATGAACGGCATGTCGAGCCAGTTCGTCTGGACCAACCGCTCCAAGGAAAGCCTCGCCATCGACATCAAGAGCGAGGACGGCCGCAAGGTGCTCGACGCCCTGCTGCCGCAGGCCGATGTGTTCATCCAGAACCTGGCGCCCGGCGCTGCCGAGCGGCTCGGCCTCGATGCCGCATCGCTGTTGCGCAGACATCCGCGCATCATCGCCTGCGACGTGTCGGGCTACGGCACTGGCGGCCCCTACAGCGACAAGAAGGCCTATGATCTGCTGGTCCAGTGCGAGGCCGGGGTTCTCGCCATCAACGGCACCGAGGCGGAGCCGGCCAAGGTCGGGCTGTCGGTGGTCGACATCGCCACCGGCATGTACATCCTCAACGGCGTGCTGATGGCGCTGTACCGTCGCGAGCGGACCGGCAAGGGCACCGCCTTTCAGGCCTCGCTATTCGATTCCATCACGGACTGGATGAGCTATCCCGCCTTCTACACGCAAAGCACGGGACGGCCGCTGCCGCGAACCGGGGCCAGGCACGCGACGATCGCGCCTTACGGCCCGTTCCGGGTCGGCGACGGCAACACCATCTTCTTCGGCATCCAGAACGATCGCGAATGGCGCTCGCTGTGCCGCATCGTGCTCGGCGACGCCGGCTTCGCCGACGACCTGCGCTTCCGCACCAATCCGCTGCGCATGCAGAACCGCGACGATCTGCAGGCGCATATCGAGCAGCGCTTTGCCGCGATGACCAGCGAGGAGGTGCTGCGCCTGCTGGATGAGGCCGCGATCGCCAACGCGCATCTGAATTCGGTCGAGGCCTTTCTGGAGCATGAGCAGCTCCGCGCGCGCTCGCGGGTGCAGAGCGTCGGCTCGCCGTGCGGGCCGGTGATGAGCTTCCTGCCCGCGCTCACCATTCCAGGCGTCGAGCCGCGGATGGATCCGGTGCCGGATTTGGGGCAGCACAATCAAGCCATCCTCCGCGAACTCGGGCTGGCGAAGGACATTTGA